From Allofrancisella guangzhouensis, a single genomic window includes:
- a CDS encoding Dyp-type peroxidase — protein sequence MEIFKYQLGIVEKLPSSALFMMFNLSIGGDVELGLKILQKFVDGQSIVAGFGNELLAKFDLPKDLDFQKAMFDSDKMSDHSGHDLVLWVRADDRGELFHHAIAIRKALKDFFKLKKVVSSYTYRGKYDLSGFEDGIENPKGSEVAPAAIVSDGKLEGSSFWVLQQWLHDFDWLDSVSQSEKEECVGRSLDDSHQFENLKDFAHVKRSAKENFSPEAQILRKSMPWSDDRLNGGFLFSGFAPSFRSFNLQMWNMLGGDDGILDGVFKFSKIIETNYLWCPAFKKGKLDFSLLKR from the coding sequence GTGGAGATATTTAAGTATCAGTTAGGAATAGTAGAAAAACTTCCTTCATCAGCGTTATTTATGATGTTTAATCTAAGTATTGGTGGTGATGTTGAGCTTGGTTTGAAGATTTTGCAAAAATTTGTGGATGGTCAATCTATAGTTGCTGGTTTTGGTAATGAGCTTTTAGCTAAATTTGATTTACCTAAAGATTTAGATTTTCAAAAGGCTATGTTTGACAGTGATAAAATGTCAGATCACAGTGGACATGATTTAGTATTGTGGGTAAGAGCAGATGACAGGGGAGAATTGTTTCATCATGCGATAGCCATTAGAAAAGCACTTAAGGATTTTTTTAAGCTTAAGAAAGTAGTATCAAGTTATACATATCGTGGTAAGTATGATCTTTCGGGGTTTGAGGATGGTATAGAAAACCCCAAAGGTAGTGAGGTTGCGCCTGCTGCAATAGTTTCAGATGGTAAATTAGAAGGCTCAAGTTTTTGGGTATTGCAACAATGGTTACATGATTTCGATTGGTTAGATAGTGTAAGTCAGTCTGAAAAAGAAGAATGCGTAGGAAGGTCTTTAGATGATTCACATCAATTTGAAAATTTAAAAGACTTTGCTCACGTCAAAAGATCAGCAAAAGAAAACTTTTCTCCAGAAGCTCAAATACTAAGGAAGTCTATGCCGTGGTCAGATGATCGGTTAAATGGAGGATTCTTGTTTTCAGGCTTTGCACCATCATTTAGGTCATTTAACCTACAAATGTGGAATATGCTTGGCGGTGATGATGGTATATTAGATGGAGTATTTAAATTTTCTAAAATTATTGAAACTAATTATTTATGGTGTCCGGCGTTTAAAAAAGGCAAATTAGATTTTTCTTTGTTGAAAAGATAA
- the hemW gene encoding radical SAM family heme chaperone HemW: MSNINSQISIYIHFPWCVRKCPYCDFNSHAIKNNLDLSESYYKKLVADFKYHINDIQDREIISIFIGGGTPSLFKPKYLSKVLEHINSNSKLNKNCEITLEMNPGTVERGSIQSYQEIGINRISLGVQSFQDDKLKALGRIHNCENVYATIEEIHQSKITNFNIDIMHGLPDQSLEDGIFDISQAIAMQSTHISWYQLTIEPNTLFAVKPPILPDETTLEKIEISGKTLLEQAGFKQYEVSAYAKNGLNSTHNTNYWEFGDYIGIGAGAHSKVTDLQTKQIKRVWKHKHPNIYTQADSFIKGQNIIPKNDLIYEFMLNALRLKNGFDLKTFEQQTLLNKNDIHSKLQLGAEKGLLVLSDNYIKPTDKGYLFLNDCINLFV, from the coding sequence ATGTCTAACATAAATAGTCAAATTAGCATATATATCCATTTTCCTTGGTGTGTGCGTAAATGCCCTTATTGCGATTTTAATTCACATGCTATCAAAAATAACCTGGATCTATCTGAAAGCTACTACAAGAAACTTGTAGCTGATTTTAAGTACCATATAAACGATATCCAAGATAGAGAGATTATTAGTATATTTATTGGTGGTGGTACGCCCTCTTTGTTTAAACCAAAATATCTAAGCAAAGTTCTAGAACATATCAACTCAAATTCAAAACTAAATAAAAATTGTGAAATAACTCTTGAAATGAATCCTGGGACTGTTGAAAGAGGCTCTATACAAAGTTATCAAGAGATAGGGATAAATAGAATATCTTTAGGCGTGCAAAGCTTCCAAGATGACAAACTCAAAGCTCTAGGTAGAATCCATAATTGCGAAAATGTATACGCAACTATAGAAGAAATCCATCAGTCTAAAATCACTAATTTTAATATCGACATAATGCACGGCTTACCCGACCAAAGTTTAGAAGATGGTATATTTGATATATCTCAAGCTATAGCTATGCAATCTACGCACATTTCCTGGTATCAGCTAACTATAGAACCAAATACACTATTTGCAGTGAAACCTCCTATACTTCCAGATGAAACAACCTTAGAAAAAATAGAAATATCAGGTAAAACACTGCTCGAGCAAGCTGGTTTTAAGCAATATGAAGTTTCAGCCTATGCAAAAAATGGCTTAAATTCAACACATAATACTAACTACTGGGAATTTGGTGACTACATAGGCATAGGAGCTGGAGCACATAGTAAGGTTACAGATTTACAAACAAAACAAATCAAACGTGTTTGGAAACACAAACATCCTAATATATATACACAAGCTGACAGTTTTATAAAGGGACAAAATATAATTCCAAAAAATGATTTGATATACGAATTTATGTTAAACGCTCTAAGGTTAAAAAATGGTTTCGATCTTAAAACTTTTGAACAACAAACCTTGCTGAATAAAAATGATATTCACAGTAAGTTACAACTAGGAGCTGAAAAAGGATTATTAGTACTCTCCGATAACTATATAAAACCGACAGATAAAGGATATTTATTTTTAAATGATTGTATTAACTTATTTGTCTAA
- the rpmB gene encoding 50S ribosomal protein L28 — MSKVCIITGKRPATGNNVSHAQNKTKRRFLPNLHTHRFWVESENRYIKLKVSSKGMRIIDKKGIDIVLNDLRAQGHKI, encoded by the coding sequence ATGTCTAAAGTTTGTATTATCACGGGTAAAAGACCTGCTACAGGAAATAATGTATCACACGCTCAAAACAAAACTAAAAGAAGATTTTTACCAAATCTTCATACACATAGATTTTGGGTAGAAAGCGAAAATAGATATATAAAGTTAAAAGTTAGTTCTAAAGGTATGAGAATAATCGATAAAAAAGGTATCGATATTGTTCTTAACGACTTAAGAGCACAAGGTCATAAAATCTAA
- the minD gene encoding septum site-determining protein MinD, which produces MGEKKQGKVFVVTSGKGGVGKTTSSAAIAYAFAKRGLKTVVIDFDVGLRNLDLIMGCERRVVYDLINIVKEEATINQAIIKDKRIENLFIIPASQTRDKDALTEDGVDRVVEELKNSFDIILCDSPAGIEKGSLMAMRCADAAIIVTNPEVSSVRDSDRILGMLSSKTLKAQKEGEFKEIYLLLNRYDATRAKAGAMLKAEDVSEILYTPITGIIPESKDILEASNSGHPITHFADSVAAKAYFDAVDRMLGKDVPMRHTEHKVGFFKKLIGKS; this is translated from the coding sequence ATGGGTGAAAAAAAACAAGGTAAAGTATTTGTAGTTACCTCTGGTAAAGGCGGCGTTGGTAAAACAACTTCAAGTGCTGCTATTGCATATGCTTTTGCCAAAAGAGGGCTAAAAACTGTAGTTATAGACTTTGATGTTGGACTTAGAAATCTTGATCTAATAATGGGTTGTGAAAGAAGAGTAGTATATGATCTAATAAACATAGTAAAAGAAGAAGCCACAATTAATCAAGCTATTATTAAAGATAAGCGCATAGAAAATTTATTTATAATTCCAGCGTCACAAACTAGAGACAAAGATGCTCTAACAGAAGATGGGGTTGATAGAGTAGTAGAGGAACTAAAAAATTCTTTTGATATAATTCTATGTGATTCTCCAGCAGGTATTGAAAAAGGATCTCTTATGGCTATGAGATGTGCTGATGCAGCGATCATAGTTACTAACCCTGAAGTATCTTCGGTAAGAGACTCTGACAGAATACTTGGTATGCTTTCAAGTAAAACTCTGAAAGCCCAAAAAGAGGGGGAATTCAAAGAAATCTATCTATTGCTAAATAGATACGATGCTACTAGAGCAAAAGCTGGGGCAATGCTAAAAGCTGAGGATGTAAGCGAAATCTTGTATACTCCTATTACTGGTATAATTCCAGAATCAAAGGATATATTAGAAGCTTCAAATAGCGGTCACCCAATAACCCATTTTGCAGACTCTGTAGCTGCTAAAGCATACTTTGATGCAGTAGATAGAATGCTAGGTAAAGATGTCCCTATGAGACATACAGAGCATAAAGTTGGTTTCTTTAAAAAATTAATAGGTAAGTCATAA
- the rpmG gene encoding 50S ribosomal protein L33 — MREKIKLVSSEKTGHFYTTTKNKKNMPNKMEIKKFDPVARKHVVYKEAKIK, encoded by the coding sequence ATGAGAGAAAAAATAAAATTAGTTTCTTCTGAAAAGACAGGTCATTTTTATACTACCACTAAAAATAAGAAGAATATGCCAAACAAAATGGAAATTAAAAAATTTGATCCTGTTGCCCGTAAGCACGTAGTTTATAAAGAAGCAAAAATCAAATAA
- a CDS encoding fumarate hydratase, with product MAIIKAEDLINSVAEALQYISYYHPKDFVDAMYEAYQREESKPAKDAMAQILINSRMSAIGKRPICQDTGMVCAFIKIGMDARLDKIDRTITELVNEGVRRGYADEHNPLRASMVFPPHGSRKNTKDNTPAIVHIDMVHGDKIEIDIAAKGGGSEFKSKFKVLNPSDSIIDWVEEMLPTMGAGWCPPGIIGIGIGGTAEKAMLLAKESLGEEINMQDIIKNGPQNETEQLRLDIYNRVNALGIGAQGLGGLTTVLDVKVKEYPTHAACKPVALIPNCAATRHVHFVLDGSGAVDLPAPKLEDWPVIEQAQNADVKRINLDTITREQIKSLRSGDNVLLGGKILTGRDAAHKRLQDMYEAGQEFPVSLKDKFIYYVGPVDPVGDEVVGPAGPTTATRMDKFTPFMLEKAGIMGMIGKSERGQATIDSIKKNKAIYFMGVGGAAYLISKSIKKAKVVAFEDLGMEAIYEFEVEDMPVTVAVDSLGVSAHQQGPELWKAKIARLKNIKAKP from the coding sequence ATGGCTATTATAAAAGCAGAAGATCTGATTAATAGTGTTGCAGAGGCATTGCAATATATTTCTTATTACCATCCCAAAGATTTTGTTGATGCTATGTATGAAGCCTACCAGCGTGAGGAGTCAAAGCCAGCTAAAGATGCTATGGCTCAAATTCTTATAAACTCTAGAATGTCTGCTATAGGTAAGCGCCCTATTTGCCAAGATACAGGAATGGTATGTGCTTTTATTAAAATAGGTATGGATGCTAGGCTTGATAAAATAGACAGAACTATAACAGAACTTGTAAATGAGGGTGTACGTCGTGGTTATGCTGATGAACATAATCCTCTTAGAGCTTCTATGGTTTTTCCACCGCATGGGTCTAGAAAAAATACTAAAGATAACACCCCAGCAATTGTCCATATTGATATGGTGCATGGTGATAAAATTGAGATTGATATTGCCGCAAAAGGTGGCGGATCTGAATTTAAATCTAAATTTAAGGTTTTAAATCCTAGTGATAGCATTATTGATTGGGTCGAGGAGATGTTACCAACTATGGGAGCAGGCTGGTGCCCTCCTGGTATAATAGGTATAGGTATTGGAGGCACAGCAGAAAAAGCAATGCTTCTTGCAAAAGAGTCTCTTGGTGAAGAAATAAACATGCAAGATATAATAAAAAATGGTCCACAAAATGAAACCGAGCAGTTAAGGCTAGATATTTACAATCGCGTAAATGCTTTAGGTATAGGAGCTCAAGGCTTGGGTGGTTTGACTACTGTACTTGATGTTAAGGTAAAAGAATATCCAACACATGCTGCTTGTAAGCCTGTAGCTCTTATTCCAAATTGTGCAGCTACTCGTCATGTGCACTTTGTCTTAGATGGTTCAGGGGCTGTGGATTTGCCAGCACCTAAGCTTGAAGATTGGCCAGTAATTGAGCAAGCTCAAAACGCTGATGTTAAAAGGATAAATCTAGATACTATAACTAGAGAGCAAATCAAAAGCTTAAGATCAGGTGATAATGTGCTTCTAGGCGGTAAAATTTTGACTGGGCGTGATGCTGCTCATAAACGTTTGCAAGATATGTATGAAGCTGGCCAAGAATTTCCAGTAAGCCTAAAAGATAAGTTTATCTACTATGTGGGACCTGTTGATCCTGTTGGCGATGAAGTTGTAGGTCCAGCTGGTCCAACTACAGCTACTCGTATGGATAAGTTTACTCCATTTATGTTAGAAAAAGCTGGTATCATGGGAATGATAGGTAAATCTGAACGTGGTCAAGCAACTATAGATTCTATTAAAAAAAATAAAGCAATTTACTTTATGGGAGTAGGTGGCGCTGCTTATCTGATTTCAAAATCTATTAAAAAAGCAAAGGTTGTGGCTTTTGAAGACCTTGGTATGGAGGCAATCTATGAGTTTGAAGTTGAGGATATGCCTGTGACCGTTGCTGTTGACTCATTAGGAGTATCTGCTCACCAGCAGGGACCTGAACTTTGGAAGGCCAAGATTGCAAGATTAAAAAATATTAAGGCAAAACCATAA
- a CDS encoding GtrA family protein, translating into MFKKQVFYFLIIGALASLVNFVLVFIIVDLNITKPLIANFFAYLIAFNVSYFGHRYFTFSKTTQSHKKAASQFFINALIGLALNEGIYSVLLHVLHIQYLIALFITMLLVAIYTFIVSKFLIFKA; encoded by the coding sequence ATGTTTAAAAAACAAGTTTTTTACTTTTTAATAATAGGAGCTCTAGCTTCTTTAGTGAATTTTGTACTAGTTTTTATAATCGTTGATTTAAACATTACTAAACCACTTATTGCTAACTTTTTTGCTTATCTAATAGCTTTTAATGTGAGTTATTTTGGTCATAGATATTTTACATTTTCCAAAACCACACAATCCCACAAGAAAGCTGCTTCACAATTTTTCATAAATGCTCTAATAGGTCTAGCTTTAAATGAAGGGATATATTCTGTACTTTTACATGTACTTCATATTCAATATCTAATTGCTTTATTTATAACTATGTTGCTTGTTGCAATTTATACTTTTATTGTAAGTAAATTTTTAATCTTTAAAGCCTAA
- the minC gene encoding septum site-determining protein MinC has product MKQAFHFKGGNYTISAISINVTEFTQIESLLSSKVAQSKSFFQNTPFVIDVSEIDRDEKCTVEFLDKVISCFRYNGMIPVGFVVNNQDLKTKLAKAGHNILKNGKVKENTFEEIPRTSAKIITSPVRTGQSINARDADVIVTANVNNGAEIIADGSVIVYGRIGGRVLAGSSGNKEAKIICKDLKAELVSIAGKYVTLNNESIPINEKSTDGYIVYLKDDKIHIESF; this is encoded by the coding sequence ATGAAACAAGCTTTTCATTTTAAGGGCGGCAATTACACCATAAGTGCTATCAGTATCAACGTAACAGAATTTACTCAAATTGAGAGCCTACTTAGTTCAAAAGTCGCCCAATCAAAATCTTTTTTCCAGAACACTCCTTTTGTAATTGACGTATCTGAAATCGATCGAGATGAAAAGTGCACGGTAGAGTTTTTGGACAAAGTAATATCTTGTTTTAGATATAATGGTATGATTCCTGTAGGCTTTGTAGTAAACAACCAAGATTTAAAGACCAAGCTAGCTAAAGCTGGTCATAATATTTTAAAAAATGGCAAGGTCAAAGAAAATACTTTTGAAGAGATCCCTCGTACATCAGCTAAGATAATAACTTCTCCTGTGCGTACTGGGCAATCTATCAATGCTCGTGATGCTGACGTAATAGTAACAGCTAACGTAAACAATGGTGCTGAAATTATTGCCGATGGCAGTGTAATTGTATATGGAAGAATTGGGGGAAGAGTTCTTGCTGGTAGTTCAGGCAACAAAGAAGCAAAAATTATCTGTAAAGACCTGAAAGCAGAACTAGTTTCAATAGCTGGTAAGTATGTAACTCTTAATAATGAGAGCATCCCTATTAATGAAAAAAGTACTGATGGATATATCGTTTACCTAAAAGATGATAAAATCCATATAGAAAGTTTTTAA
- a CDS encoding NCS2 family permease — MKTFFKLKENNTSIKKEFLAGLASFLAISYIIVINPKILATTGMPSNALVTSTILISAIASIAMGLFTRNPFVIAPGMGMNIFFAFTAVKIYHLPWQTVLGATFWSGIIFSLLVILNVRTKIMLSLPKSIKQSLGAGIGLFIAYIGLINSGFIANNSGMLALADLNTHTGLFIICLVTLLILFIKKIPAPIIIVIIVGYILALPLEHFSTKNIITLPTQFISLPDFSLFGQIDFINGLKFAILPTIFTFCFLSLFDGTGTISSLYASMDKNYDHKDSELKKSFLIDAASATVSGFIGTSPSTVVVESGVGIAQGGRTGLTAVFAGLMFLPFLFLSPLIASIPLEVVSPALVLIGIMMMQQVAKVNWNDFVQATPAFFTILLMTLSSSISTGIASGILVWFLISLFCNRKELNITANVITIFCLIMFLHAVNVF, encoded by the coding sequence ATGAAAACCTTTTTTAAACTCAAAGAAAACAATACCTCAATTAAAAAAGAATTTTTAGCTGGGCTAGCCTCTTTTCTGGCCATATCTTACATTATAGTTATTAACCCTAAAATACTTGCTACTACTGGTATGCCTAGCAATGCCTTAGTTACTAGTACAATTTTAATCTCTGCTATTGCAAGTATTGCTATGGGATTGTTTACACGCAACCCTTTTGTAATAGCTCCTGGCATGGGAATGAATATATTTTTCGCTTTTACAGCTGTAAAGATATATCATTTACCATGGCAAACAGTTTTAGGTGCAACTTTCTGGTCCGGAATTATTTTTAGCTTACTTGTGATTCTTAATGTCAGAACTAAAATAATGCTTAGTTTACCAAAATCCATAAAACAATCATTAGGTGCTGGTATAGGGCTATTTATAGCTTATATTGGACTTATAAATAGTGGTTTCATAGCTAATAATTCTGGCATGCTTGCTCTTGCCGATTTAAATACGCATACAGGCTTGTTCATAATTTGCTTGGTAACACTATTAATTCTTTTTATCAAAAAAATACCTGCTCCGATTATTATTGTTATAATAGTTGGATATATATTAGCCTTGCCTTTAGAGCATTTTTCTACTAAAAATATAATTACTTTACCAACTCAATTTATCTCTCTTCCTGACTTTTCTCTATTTGGACAGATTGATTTTATTAATGGTCTTAAATTTGCAATTTTACCAACTATTTTTACTTTTTGCTTTTTAAGCCTATTTGATGGTACTGGAACTATATCAAGTTTATATGCTAGTATGGATAAAAATTATGACCATAAAGATAGTGAGCTAAAAAAGTCTTTCCTTATTGATGCTGCTAGCGCAACAGTATCTGGATTTATAGGGACTAGTCCTTCTACCGTCGTTGTAGAATCAGGTGTAGGTATAGCTCAAGGTGGACGCACAGGACTAACGGCTGTATTCGCTGGATTAATGTTTTTACCATTTTTATTTTTATCGCCACTAATAGCTTCCATACCACTTGAGGTTGTTTCACCAGCACTAGTTCTGATAGGGATAATGATGATGCAACAAGTAGCAAAAGTTAACTGGAATGACTTTGTTCAAGCAACACCTGCTTTCTTTACTATTTTACTAATGACTTTATCATCATCAATTTCTACAGGCATTGCTTCTGGTATTTTAGTTTGGTTTTTAATTTCTCTATTTTGTAATAGAAAAGAACTAAACATTACTGCAAATGTTATTACCATATTCTGCTTGATAATGTTTTTGCACGCCGTGAATGTATTTTAA
- a CDS encoding arsenate reductase family protein codes for MIKVFGINNCTGVRNALNFFEEKGKKVEYVDLKKEKPTWQEMQQIKKLGNFETIDLFNSNGKLFVEMGLKEEFNSLSEEEAFKLLVTDALLFKRPLVVDGNYARTGWNKKEYEAKWG; via the coding sequence GTGATAAAAGTTTTTGGAATCAATAATTGTACAGGTGTGAGGAATGCTCTTAATTTTTTTGAGGAGAAGGGTAAAAAAGTTGAGTATGTGGATTTAAAAAAAGAAAAACCTACCTGGCAAGAAATGCAACAAATTAAAAAGCTAGGCAACTTTGAAACTATCGATTTATTTAATTCTAATGGTAAACTTTTTGTAGAAATGGGTCTAAAAGAAGAGTTTAACAGTTTATCAGAGGAAGAGGCATTTAAACTTTTAGTAACAGATGCTTTACTTTTTAAAAGGCCGCTAGTAGTTGACGGTAACTATGCTAGGACTGGTTGGAATAAAAAAGAATATGAAGCAAAATGGGGTTAA
- a CDS encoding ATP-dependent DNA helicase RecG: MVFLDFVGVGDATVKALTKNGLNLPEELLFVFPKVYKDTRFITSVRDLVVDKKSVIEGRITSITYKKTGRKFVRFLVDDGTGVCSVVLFKFYPNQISMLENAEYVRCYGKIVLSQNFQMIHPEWAVIKNNKCLLEQKLSAVYGVKKVPDKLITNIVTKLLQDKKVKDLIPQACLKSYNLIKVTDALYYIHALTDSLDERYLSKAKHSVKFEEMLAYKLAEENIKKDLSKTSSPKLILKKNDIDKFYDKLPYDLTDAQNKAIKQILADIKKTDTMVRLLQGDVGAGKTIVATVALYAAAISGYQAAIMAPTEILAEQHYKFLSDYLTDFGIEVIPLLGKLTPKQTKISLDRVKNSPNCIVVGTHAIFQERVEYNNLGLVVVDEQHRFGVEQRLALIKKGADAKKIAPHQLIISATPIPRTLAMTLYGNLELSILDELPPNRKPIVTTILNRSKKLDLIVKLKQAIVRKEQIYWVCPLVEESESKDFLQDVKTLYSELTVELGDAKVGLVYGSMKSNEKIQVMNDFKAAKYDVLVATTVIEVGVDVPNASIMIIDNAERLGISQLHQLRGRVGRGSKESYCVLLYSNKISEIGKKRLSLIRQSQDGFYLAEKDLEIRGAGDILGKEQSGISTFRTFDINEYYDNYQLISMFAKQIRQDYPEVVPQLIARWFNQRIIYVDV, encoded by the coding sequence ATGGTATTTCTAGATTTCGTAGGAGTTGGTGATGCTACGGTAAAGGCTTTAACTAAAAATGGTTTGAATTTACCAGAGGAGTTACTATTTGTTTTCCCTAAAGTTTATAAAGATACCAGATTTATAACTTCTGTTAGAGATCTTGTGGTAGATAAAAAAAGCGTTATTGAAGGTAGAATAACAAGTATTACTTATAAAAAAACTGGAAGGAAATTTGTACGTTTTTTGGTTGATGATGGTACGGGTGTTTGTTCAGTTGTTTTGTTTAAGTTTTATCCAAATCAGATAAGTATGCTAGAAAACGCAGAGTATGTAAGGTGTTATGGTAAGATAGTTTTATCACAAAATTTCCAGATGATTCATCCGGAATGGGCGGTGATAAAAAATAATAAATGTTTGCTTGAGCAGAAGCTATCTGCTGTGTATGGAGTAAAAAAGGTTCCAGATAAGTTAATCACTAATATAGTTACTAAACTTTTGCAAGATAAAAAAGTAAAAGATTTAATTCCACAAGCTTGTTTAAAATCGTACAATTTAATTAAGGTTACCGATGCTTTATATTATATTCATGCTTTAACGGACTCCTTAGACGAACGTTATCTGTCAAAAGCAAAACATTCAGTTAAGTTTGAAGAAATGTTGGCTTATAAGTTGGCTGAGGAAAATATAAAAAAAGACCTTTCAAAAACTTCATCTCCTAAACTTATCCTAAAGAAAAATGATATAGATAAATTCTACGATAAATTACCATATGACTTGACTGATGCTCAAAATAAAGCTATTAAACAAATTTTAGCTGATATTAAAAAGACAGATACGATGGTAAGGCTATTACAAGGAGATGTTGGAGCTGGTAAGACTATCGTTGCAACTGTAGCTTTGTATGCTGCTGCAATATCAGGTTATCAAGCTGCGATTATGGCACCAACAGAAATCTTGGCCGAACAACATTATAAGTTTTTATCAGATTATTTGACTGATTTTGGAATAGAGGTTATACCACTGCTAGGTAAATTAACCCCAAAGCAAACTAAAATTAGTTTAGATAGGGTAAAAAATTCACCGAACTGTATTGTAGTTGGAACTCATGCTATCTTTCAAGAGCGTGTTGAATATAATAATCTTGGATTAGTGGTTGTAGATGAACAACATAGGTTTGGGGTGGAGCAAAGGTTAGCACTGATCAAAAAAGGTGCTGACGCAAAAAAAATAGCTCCTCATCAGCTTATAATATCAGCGACTCCCATTCCTAGAACTTTAGCGATGACTTTATATGGAAATCTTGAGCTTTCTATATTGGATGAATTGCCACCAAATAGAAAACCTATAGTTACAACTATCCTTAATCGTTCGAAAAAATTAGATCTAATAGTAAAATTAAAACAAGCTATAGTCAGAAAGGAGCAAATTTATTGGGTTTGTCCGCTTGTAGAAGAATCTGAAAGTAAGGATTTTCTACAAGATGTTAAAACGCTGTATTCAGAACTTACAGTTGAACTTGGAGACGCCAAAGTTGGGTTGGTATATGGTAGTATGAAATCCAATGAAAAAATCCAAGTTATGAATGATTTTAAAGCAGCTAAATATGATGTTTTAGTTGCAACAACGGTTATAGAAGTTGGTGTTGATGTTCCTAATGCAAGTATTATGATAATTGATAATGCTGAAAGGCTTGGGATTTCACAGCTACATCAGTTAAGAGGTAGAGTAGGTAGGGGCTCAAAAGAAAGTTATTGTGTGCTTTTATATAGCAATAAAATTAGTGAGATTGGTAAAAAAAGGTTATCTTTAATTCGCCAGTCTCAAGATGGTTTTTATTTAGCAGAAAAAGATTTGGAGATACGTGGAGCAGGTGATATTTTGGGTAAAGAGCAATCTGGTATATCGACATTTAGAACTTTTGATATAAACGAGTATTACGATAATTATCAACTAATATCTATGTTTGCTAAGCAAATAAGGCAAGATTACCCTGAAGTAGTACCTCAGCTAATAGCTAGATGGTTTAATCAGAGAATAATATATGTGGATGTTTGA
- the lptM gene encoding LPS translocon maturation chaperone LptM produces the protein MKKLFLLIFLSYSLTGCGQTGPLYLPEDQQKDNETTKISSGSTIATDQNDVSSSSTNTQKTVSKVDDDPTPPSRNTNVPTSELADSGDNFNYDVNIQDSSEAGGTP, from the coding sequence ATGAAAAAACTATTTTTACTGATTTTTCTTAGTTACTCACTAACTGGATGTGGACAAACAGGTCCTTTATATCTTCCTGAAGATCAACAAAAAGATAACGAAACTACTAAAATATCTTCTGGCTCTACCATAGCTACTGATCAAAATGATGTCTCATCTTCAAGTACGAATACACAAAAAACTGTCTCAAAAGTCGATGACGATCCAACTCCGCCATCTAGAAATACTAACGTACCTACAAGCGAGCTTGCAGATAGTGGTGATAATTTTAATTATGACGTCAACATTCAGGATTCATCAGAGGCTGGCGGAACACCTTAA
- a CDS encoding NUDIX hydrolase N-terminal domain-containing protein — protein sequence MKDKIFEFIKKVQAISHTGVTYSQCPYALDNYQELLGLSTKMLHEYINSDVQPYNIYRDIYYPTPQPGIRVVIIENNKLLMAQDVDTPGEWTIPGGWCDIDLSPVETCVKEVKEETGFDIRVTKLLALMDRNKYTQSEIYNVYSIVFLAEIIGGKNSPNFEVNEVKFFAMDNLPKLSHKVTNKELEIILQAYKSGEIFFE from the coding sequence ATGAAAGACAAAATTTTTGAATTTATAAAAAAAGTACAAGCAATATCGCATACTGGAGTTACGTATTCACAATGTCCGTATGCTCTTGATAATTATCAAGAGCTTTTAGGTTTGAGTACAAAAATGCTACATGAGTATATTAACTCGGATGTACAACCGTATAATATCTACCGAGATATATATTACCCAACGCCTCAACCTGGGATACGAGTTGTTATTATTGAAAATAATAAACTCTTAATGGCTCAAGACGTTGATACTCCGGGTGAATGGACAATACCAGGAGGGTGGTGTGATATAGATTTATCTCCGGTTGAAACTTGTGTAAAAGAAGTAAAAGAAGAGACAGGATTTGATATCAGAGTTACCAAACTATTAGCCTTGATGGATCGCAATAAATATACCCAAAGTGAAATTTATAATGTTTATAGTATTGTGTTTCTTGCTGAAATAATTGGAGGCAAGAATAGTCCAAATTTTGAAGTCAATGAAGTTAAGTTTTTTGCTATGGATAATTTACCCAAATTGTCTCATAAAGTTACAAATAAGGAGTTAGAGATTATTTTACAGGCATATAAATCTGGTGAAATATTTTTTGAGTAG